The sequence TTTGTCGTTCAATTTGCATTCCTTGGGTTTCCTGGAAGCGTAGGAGAGGAAATGCCCACACCCTTTAACTTCCACCCTTACAGAGGCTCCGCCATGTCTGAGCTTTTCTACAGCACCGCCCGTGTTCAGCATGTTCACAAGCCCCAGGGCCGCAAATCTGATTCCACGCGGCATACTCCTCACGGGCGCCATGGTGAAAAGCTCAAAGTTGAAGGGATCCAGTTCCACCTGGATCTTCTCCCGCGGTCCGATCATGAGGAACTTTTGGGCCTGTGACATGTACACTACGAACTGCTCTATACCCTCAATGGAGACTGTAGGATCGTACACCTGGTACCATTCTATGTCGCTGGGAGATACAGTGGAGAAGACCCGCTTGGAGAATTGGGCGGCGCATTTGTTTGTGCGCTCAGATTTGTTCCACCCGCCTCCCTGGCAGTTGAACGCACCCACCACACCCGAGTACTGAAACAGTTAAAACAACagattttagggtttctattcagaATGTAAAGGATCTTGTATTAAAACAAGAGATTTTAGCATGAATAGCTTCAGGATTCAATTGTGTTaactttgtttttttttgtttcataTGATCaaactctatgattcatcattagAAATAGAACCGTCCTTGAGTTCTTGTTCGGCTGCTGTTCTATTTTTGATGGATCTTTGATCCGAAATGTAAGAAAAAATTAACACACTTGAATCTTGAAACTACTCAAGTTCATAAGAACTGTCGAAATCATATATCTCCAAGAGattttaggtttaggttttgtATGCAGGAGGTTGAGGGATTTGGGTGGTTTGAAGAGTTGGGTTTGTTGATGGATTTTACCTTGTTGAGGTTCCAGATCTTGAGCATGGTTTGGCCGTTGTGGAGTGGGTCCTGGAATAGGCAGTCGCGAGTAGGCAGGGCGTAATGGCGGCAGCGCAGAATGGAGCCGTCTGGAACAACGAGCTTTCTCAGGAGGGAAAAGTCGTGGTCGCCCACCTTGTCGCTGACGTAAATTGGGCCGCCGGAGATGGCACGGGAGGCGGCATGGAAAGCCGCGCAGGGATGTGTTGTCTGAAACATGTCCCAATCCGGCTGCATGACTTGCCCCATCCACAGGCTGTTGTAGGCACAGTGCACCATGTGGCACCCTTGCAGCCAGTACGTGTCGTTCATGTCCAGACCATTCGGGTCGTTCGGGTCTGAACAGGGCCAGAAGTCGTCCCCTGATATACATAAAAATGCAGATGTATATAAGCCCCAATGTTTTCATAGCTTTTACAGTAATGACATCAGATTTAAACCCCATACTTTTATATAGCTTTTACAGTGTTCACTAGTGTAATGACACCAGATTTAAGCCCCATATGAAACATAGCTTTTACAGTACTCACAAGTTAAATGGTTGTCAGATTGTCTACAATTCATAATGCCAATCCAATCTTCACtgtttatttccttttttttttcaaaattggttaTGAATTTTTTATCTCACAAAATCTTGTTTAAAAACAATCTTCACtgtttatttccttttttttttcaaaattggttaTGAATTTTTTATCTCACAAAATCTTGTTTAAAAACAGTCATTTCCTTTTTTTTCAGGATTGGTTATGAATTTTTTATCTCGCACAATCTTGTTTAAAAAAAGTCATGATCAGTATTTATAATTACTAAtaaaaaattcacacaaaatctAAGTCAAAAACAAGACCAgcaatctaatccaaaaaaaatcacgaCCAGTATTAAAGAATTAAACTTTGGGTCTCGATCAGTATTAGGAAATAAACTTTGAGTTGGTCGTGCAAAAGAAGGCATAACCTGTTGGGACTTACAAAAAGTTTGCTACTGTTTTGAATTAGATTGTGTGTGAATTTTTGCATCCACAGAATGTAATCCAGAATCAATAGCAATCAATGTTAGAAAATAAACTTTGGGTTGCCATCAGTATTAGAAAATAAGTTTTGGGTTGGTCATGCAAAAAAAAAGATAAAAGTAAAGAGTTACGAAAAGTTTACTCTTGTTTCTGAATTAGATTGTGTGTAAATTTTTGATCTCACACAAGCTAATCCAAAAACAATCGTATCAATATTTACAAATATTTATTGtgacaatctaatccaaaaacaattgaaattcaaaaaaaaataataataataaaaaaaaaaaaggaggaaaaagatATTCTTCTGAGAATTTGTCCTGGGCAATCTAGAAAGTGAGTGCTCAAACCAAACATTTTATACCTTCTACACATTTCTGCGTTTTAGATGAGACGTTTCTACAAATTTCCAATAGGTATTGGGTTTTCGTTTGCACTTTCTGGATCTTTTCTATATACTTCTCCTTTTGTACAATTCTTGGTACATAACAGTAAAGGTTAAAGGAAATGGAATCAAATGTAAAAGTACAAAAGAAAATTAACGAATCAAAACATTTGATTTGGTTCACTCACAGAAAATTATGCCCAAGAggtaaaaaaatgataaaatccaTTATGAGCTTGAATTTTTTGAAAAGTAGTAAAGAATTAGCCCTTACCAACACGGCCGAGGGTGATCTGCTCAGTGCCCAGATACACAAAGTCGTTGCAGTGCTCCATACTGGCGATCACTCCATTTCCCTTGAAGTACTTCCTCACGGACTCGCTCAGCCCATTAAAGTAGGCCTTAGCCAGTTCCACCCGCCCGCCAAGGCCCTCGCTTAGCAACTCCAAAATCTGTTCACATACATTTAAACCATATTAAACTCTAAACAAAACAAGCACCATGGCTCGTTATAACAGAAAAATTCAAATAaacaatcaaaataaaattttcGTAGTATCGATAATTGCTGGAGCTTGTAATAATATAAAATTCCAAATAGGAATCTCCATTTTACCCAGGTTAAACTCTCAACataaaatttcaaacaaaaaaaaaatcaaaatctcctAGACATCAGTATCAATAATTCCTGAAACCTGTAATAACATAATATCCCAAATAAGAAACTCCCGCAGACACTAAAATATCCATTCAAGTTTTGGCAAAAAGTAAAAAATGGAAAACCCGAGTGAGGATTAATTTATACTGACATGAATAACGTCGACCTTCACGCCATCGATCCCCGCCCGGTACAAATACGAGTGCAATGCATCATAAAGTTCCGCAGCACGCTCCGGCGGAACGAGGCCCACGCCATTGTTGACAATCTTATCAACAGCCAGATCCTCCATGGTAGTTTCCAACCCCGGCGAAAGCTTTGGGGTCAAAATTTCAGACGGCAATTTTGTACTCCCAGGGCGCACACCGCCCCAGTAACCACAAAAGGCATGCCAGACATGCACATAATCCAGACTATGAAACTCCGTTTTCAGATCCCTCACAAAAGCCCCCATTCCCGTCTCCTTTTCTTCCTCCTCGCTTTCCTGAACCTTGTCACGCAGCGACCCGCCAACATAACTAGCAAATTTGTTATTCTCTTGGAAGCTCGTCAACCGGCAGGGCATCTGTTCACCTGCAACGGTGAGAGCCATGGCTTCTTTTGACGGATCGGCATCACTAGAAATCGACTGCCATCCATCATCAATAAGCACAAAACCGGGCGGGCATGCGCCATTAGCGAGTCTTTTCACTCCTTCCCACACACCAGAGGGCGCAACAGTTAAATAAAATGCATCCCAAGTACACCAGCCAAATTTATCCACCACTCCAGGCAAGGTCTTTTCCTCCCGCAGACGGAAAGTTTTAAGATGGACCCGCAGGGCCCGCATAGCGTCCTTCATGAGATCGTACGGGTCTGATCCGGCGTGCACGTAAACGACACTCCTGAAGCTCGAACCTGCGACGCCTTTGTCACAGCTCTCCACGCAGACATCCACGTTGTCGTCTTCCCCTGGCTGCAGCGAGGCCCTGAAAGGGCCCTCAATTATGGGAAGCAGGAGGACATATGGGTGGGGAGCTAAACCCTCACTGGCCGCTTTGGATGGCGTATCCAGAAGCAGAAATTGGGTCTCGGTCTCCATGTCGGAGCCCCTGTTTCCGACCCAATGTGTCGTCCACCAGACCTTGAAGCGGAAAATGCTACAGAACCTTATGTCTTTCAGCTTTCCCAGCGAGGTCACATGGCGGCTTTGCGAGGTCTCGGTTTCGAATCCCAGGAAGCAGCCGGTACGGTCTGCCACCTTGGTATTGCAGAGCTCAGAGAAGGGCGTGACATGGACATTTGGGGGCACATCACGCAAAAATGGCAAGTCATGGATAAAGAGCTTGCCATCTAACAGAGTTATGGGCTGCTCTACAGGGCCTAAAGGTTGCAGCACCAGCTCTGCATCGGATTGCGAATTGGGAGCCATTTAGCAGATACAGATATTTTTTCAGCTCAGAGCTACAATTTACTGATATCGGGTTCAACTCTCGGGACAAATATTATGGATTTTGGGGAACAAACAAAGAATTCTTCAGCTCTTTTCTCAATGTAAATCACTACCTATTGACAAAAAATCCTCTGACGAACACATGAAGGGTAGGGCTTAATTTATAGCCAAAACTCGCGATGGGGAACTGCGTGCCGCATGAAAGTTTTAGGAATTCCAGTGGCCAAAGCTTTGGACAGATGGCAGGCCGAGATTAATTGTGAGAGATCAGAGGATAGGAATCCGACATGTGTCACTATGAGCGAATCTCAGTAGACCAGATTGGTGGGCCCAGTATATTTGTTTGAGAGGAAACTGTAGTACGGAGTTAAAATTCCACCGCTTTTTCTAGAATTCGCCTCTATAAATTATGACTAGAAGGAAACTAACCTTTTAACTAGCCTTATTTAGAACAATCTAGTCTTTGGCGGAAAAATATCAAGGCCCGTGTTTTGTGAAGAACTAAAGATATTTATTTTGTAAAAGTTGTTTAAAGTATAATTCTTATttgtcttcttttttctttttgtatcTTTATAAATTTGAATATTGGTGGATGGTAAAATCAAGGAATATATGATTATATTCATCAATTAAATTTGAAGTATTGTTAGAAAATAATTTAACTTAGAAATATTCATCTTTCTATCAAATTTGAATTAAGATTGTATTACAtagttcaaaatttgaacaattaaAATTCCATTTGAAATATACTACAAAATGACGCTCACATTTCAAGTTGtttcaaaaaataatcaaaatttcaTTACTAGGGAAAAGTTATGCTAGATGTGTTTGGCATCAAGTTTGATATTTAGAAAATacattcttagtatttttattgaaggtttctattttttttttgacatGTTCTTTGTAAGTTTAAAAGGTGGTTGGGATTGAATTTCTTTcctcaaacatgacttcataggtTTAAATTCATTAAATAGTTTAGACTAGTGTTTATTCTTCAAGGAATCATACTCTTGGGTTTTTGTACAAGTTCTTTGGTCCTTTTCTATTACTTTTTTATAAGATCAATAAATGATGATGATTGAATTGTTCTCCTCTTACTTGGCTCTGTAAGCTTAAATGTGTTTGACAATCTAGACAAGAGACAAGATAACTCATTTTAGTTTAGTCAACCAATCTAACTTCCTCTTGAAGTAAGATGTGCCAATTTTATAAGGAGCCTTTTTTGGATAATTGTTTTCTTTGGTTATGTTGTCGCTTAACTTATGTTGCTAGAATTTGAAAATTTCTAGACCTTCATTTTGTTTCAAATCTAAAAGTCTATAAATATTGTTGTTTTGAATCTTGAGGCTGTTGATTGTTATTTTGCTTTGAATGTTAACATGATTATGCTCGCCTCTTCATTCTTTAAATCTAGGGTTGGGTGAAGAAAGTGACGTTGGAATTCTACCATCTCCAAAACCTTCTCAATCACTTGATAGTTGCATCTTGTACTATGAGAAAAGTTGTACTCAATGAACATAATTTGGGGCCTACGTTAAAATTTAATGGACAGTGAGCTCTTGATAATGATCTAGATGAACTTTTAAGAGAACCAAAGTCATTCACCCACTGTCATCTAGATACATAAAAGATTCTTAAAAGGATTGCCACATATTTGTGTGGATTTTTATTTTtaacatatttgaattataaatatatttataattttattttaacaagatttgttttaatttaaatttcacaattaatttatTAGACATATGATTGTTGATTTTAAAAGAttcaatttaaaattttcaatttttgtttgttaTTTTATGGTAGAAGATCATTTTGAACTCATCCTTAcatgtttattttttaaataagtgTTGGTAAACCTCTCTATTCACATGTTATCATGATTATGTTTATAGATTGTAGAAGCACTTAGAGAAGTACATATGTGGTTATGCTTGAATGAATAAGATCGAAATGACTAAAGATCTTCTATATGGATGTTGATTTTGAtgtgtcattattggatttgcatatGTCTTTTCTCTTTGAATTTAGGTATGTCGCCACTATTTATTATTATATCAAAACAAAAACTTTACTTTCTCATCTACACTTTCAACTATATTTTAACAAACTCTACTTTTCCATTTACTTGTATCATTCACCTACATAATTTTCTTAGCCACATCAAAtggatttttgcaaaaaaaaaattattttgtcaaGTTGTCTTTAATACTCAAGAGatcctttcaaatattttcaatgaATACTCCTAATCCCTCTAAAGGAAAGATAAGTAAAGGTATTTATATTGAGATTTAAATACATACGTAAGTTAGTCCACATTGGTTGTACCTAGAGAGCCACTCTTTTTAAAATTCTATCACGAGTCAAATATATCTCTAGTTTAGTGATGAACTTATCTCTTACTAAGGATATACCAAATTCTAGCTTCTCATTGAGACAAACCACCATATTCTCAAGAGCATTGTACTCTCTAGATATTATTAATTTGTACTCAAGGAATTTGTTAACTCTAcaagattttaatttaaatattataatgttTGTTTGTTTCTTTACGGTAGAAGATCATTTTGAACTCATCTTTACACCTCCTTATTTGCATATTGCCATGATTATGTTCATAGGTACAAGAAGCACTTAGAGGAGTACATATATGGTTATGCttgaataaataaagattaaaAGGGTTACCATCAAATCAATATTATCTAAAGATATTATCAATGGATGTTAATTTTGGCATGTGTCATCATAGAATGCATGTGTCTTTTCTCCTTGAATTTAGGTATCTCATCACAATTTATTTACATCAAAGCACAAAATTTACTTTCTCATCTACACATTTTACTATATTTTAACAAATTCCACTTTTTCATTTACCTacatatttttctataattttctttaCCAAAATCATAGGtcataaattttaataaataattccTTATAGACATGCAAAAGCCCATCCAAAACATGTTTCACCATAGCCACATAAGAAGAAGATTTAACCTTCAAAATAACTAGGCATTTACAATCAATTCAAACTAATGCATTTGCATCCTCATCTAACTtaaacaaagatgaagaagttgttCAACCCGACACAATGAGAATTGTAGTTGTCTTAGGGTAATCAATCATAGATTGCCACTAAGGCACATAAACCACAAAGGTGTCATCACTAAAACAATTTAATGTTTTCTCTTATCTACTAGAAAAAGTATGAAGAGAGATGTAAGAAGGGTGCAATTTAGAGCACACGGTAGGGATAAGAAAGATTATTTCAAGAATTTAGGAGTCAATTAAAAATTGCTAGAGGTTTGATAATTagattgctatatattgatgttgAGACCTCCACATCACATGATTTATCACTTGTACATGATTTGCATTCTCTCTTTTTTGGAGATCTAATTTTTgtcccacaaggttttctccttttctttgtttgtaagAGAATAGTTGCATGATCAGTTATGCATGGGTACCTAATACGGCCTACTTGTCGAGACCCATACATTGCGTCTTCATATTAGTCttatatcatttgcataataagtcttctccctaagttgcacttacggggggtgttggtgtgaatgAGGTTATATCCTAACTAGTTCATAGTTAGAACCTTTCACATGTAAGTTTACTTAGGCTTGCTTGCATTTAAGTTAGTTGTCACATGTAACTTGTCATctaatattgttcatgttagtttTCTTGCACTTAAGTTAGTTGTCACATGTAACTTGTCATCAAATATTGCTCATGTTGGTTTTCCTAAGTGGAATTTTAGAAGATATGAGTCATAACTCATTTATTTAATAGAGTGCATCATGCATTTAATATTTGTAACAAGGTAGTTGGATTTCTACCTCATCACCTTGTCTACTTAAGGAAGGCTCATTTGTACATTATATCATATCAATTGAACCATTTTCACATCATTCAATCTCTTATCCTTGCAAGCTCTTGCTTGAGCATTCTCTTGTGAAAGGCATGTTTCTtggttgatcctttgaagcatGCACAACTTCATTATGGGTTCTTGACTACTCTAACAATATATGCTTAAAAAAATTTGTTTGAATTGTAGGTAGATTTTCTATACTATTGGTGAATGTTGgtcttaaaatattataaatataattttagaaACATGATCAATGTAAGAACCCTTGATGATGGATATACTAAAATATAAACCTTGATGTATAAATTCCTCATCACAAGGTTGAAATTACAATAGATTTGGAAGCTTTTAGAGTTCAAATTCAAGTGTCCATTCCCTATTGCTTCTATGTGTTAATTCCATTTAAAAAACTACTCATTCTTCATAATAGTATgtataaattctttattcataatTAATACTACAAATGCACTCAACTTATGAATTGCTACCATACATGCAATTATCTTTAAGGTGATAAATACGTAGACATTTTATTACTAATTGGTTGAAATAAAGTTTCCACAAACACCCTTTTTCCTCTTTAAACATTGACTATAAAATACAAAAGGGGAGATGACATATGCAAATACTTGGCATATCAAGTAGAGGATGCATTCACATGGTTAAGGACTAGTGTGCCCTTGGGGATACTAACACATTATACAAGAAAATATAGTGATAAATAGACACAAACATATGTTCGAGTCTCTATTAGATGACATATAGAACCCAAAGTTTAAACATTAGTCAAGCAACATCTCGAATTCTTCTTTAGTTCAACAGATCTACTTTTTAACACAAATTCATTTTTAACACAACAAATAGATTTTATAACATAAATCCATACATAAGATAATGCTAATATAACCTCGACTCTTTTATATATTTGCTTaaatagcatttaaaataaataattaattatttatattaaatgTAAGACTAAACATGATTAAATTTAGGTACGTTTTTTATTAATCATGTTACAAAGCCAATATGTTTAGGTTGTATATTAGCAATTGGACTTAAGTGGATAGGTTTTGAAAGAAACAGTGGAATTTGTTAGCTTTTTTTCGTATGAGTTATTGAAtcttttcaattattttatttttaattttttgaaatttcactaCTTTAAAGGtattttagaaaattaaaaaaattgtgatTATATtagattaaatataaatatttagtaATTATGTATGTTTTTATATCTTTGCACTTTCTTACATTCTGATATGAAACATTTTTTTTATGATACAAAAAAGagacaatcaaatctagaagcaacTATTTGTTAAATAATCTAgttagattttttttgttttttatcatttattattaagaAAGTGGCAAAAGATTGTGTTCTAGAGAAGATGAGCTTGATCCACCATTCAATTTTGAAGAACTAGCATTAAAACTTTAATTTTCAATTGATGTGCActatttttattctttctttttcttttggttgGCCTTCGCCTAAATAATATCTAAACTCTTTATAAATCTTATCTCTATTTTATTGAGGATTCGAACACTTGCATGCTTTAACATTCCTACAAtaatcaatgaagatgaatttttgagtttttggatctACTTTAGACCACTTTTTGTAAGACACGTGA is a genomic window of Cryptomeria japonica chromosome 7, Sugi_1.0, whole genome shotgun sequence containing:
- the LOC131078481 gene encoding galactinol--sucrose galactosyltransferase; translation: MAPNSQSDAELVLQPLGPVEQPITLLDGKLFIHDLPFLRDVPPNVHVTPFSELCNTKVADRTGCFLGFETETSQSRHVTSLGKLKDIRFCSIFRFKVWWTTHWVGNRGSDMETETQFLLLDTPSKAASEGLAPHPYVLLLPIIEGPFRASLQPGEDDNVDVCVESCDKGVAGSSFRSVVYVHAGSDPYDLMKDAMRALRVHLKTFRLREEKTLPGVVDKFGWCTWDAFYLTVAPSGVWEGVKRLANGACPPGFVLIDDGWQSISSDADPSKEAMALTVAGEQMPCRLTSFQENNKFASYVGGSLRDKVQESEEEEKETGMGAFVRDLKTEFHSLDYVHVWHAFCGYWGGVRPGSTKLPSEILTPKLSPGLETTMEDLAVDKIVNNGVGLVPPERAAELYDALHSYLYRAGIDGVKVDVIHILELLSEGLGGRVELAKAYFNGLSESVRKYFKGNGVIASMEHCNDFVYLGTEQITLGRVGDDFWPCSDPNDPNGLDMNDTYWLQGCHMVHCAYNSLWMGQVMQPDWDMFQTTHPCAAFHAASRAISGGPIYVSDKVGDHDFSLLRKLVVPDGSILRCRHYALPTRDCLFQDPLHNGQTMLKIWNLNKYSGVVGAFNCQGGGWNKSERTNKCAAQFSKRVFSTVSPSDIEWYQVYDPTVSIEGIEQFVVYMSQAQKFLMIGPREKIQVELDPFNFELFTMAPVRSMPRGIRFAALGLVNMLNTGGAVEKLRHGGASVRVEVKGCGHFLSYASRKPKECKLNDKSVDFVYRIEDGSLTMEVPWIGGPNSIIEYIF